In the Candidatus Palauibacter australiensis genome, GGCCGCGTGCGCGGCCGCCTGTTCGTGCGCGACGGAGATGAAGCGGATGCCCGCATCCGGGAACAGGTCGAGGGCGTCCATGAACGCCGATCCCACCAGCCCGAATACCTCCGTCACGCCCTCCGCCACCAGCGTCTCCACCAGCGCTTCGGAGGGCGTCATCGTTCTCTTCGGCAAGTCCAGCCTCCCGTCTCCCGTTGCTCCGGCGTGGGCGCAGGCCACGCGGAGAATGTAGTATAGCCGGTCCCTGCGGCCGGCGTGGAGGGAGCGGCCACGGCTGACACCTCACTCTCGCTGAGGACGCCATTCATGGGTGTCGACGAGTTCGTCAACAGGGTCATGCGGCCGGTGGCGGACGCCGTATCGGAGTTCATCTTCTTTTCCGTGCCGGTCGGCGGGGCCGAGATGCCGCTGATCGTGGCGTGGCTCATCGCCGGGGGCGCGTTCTTCACCCTCTACCTCGGCTTCATCAACGTGCGGGGCTTCAGGCACGCGCTCGACCTGGTCCGGGGCCGCTACACGGATCCCTCGCAACCGGGCGAGGTGACGCCCTTCCAGGCGCTCGCGACCGCCGTGTCGGGCACGGTCGGCATCGGGAACATCGCGGGCGTGGCCGTGGCGATCTCGCTGGGCGGGCCCGGGGCC is a window encoding:
- a CDS encoding thiamine pyrophosphate-binding protein, coding for MPKRTMTPSEALVETLVAEGVTEVFGLVGSAFMDALDLFPDAGIRFISVAHEQAAAHAA